The following coding sequences lie in one Bacillota bacterium genomic window:
- a CDS encoding monovalent cation/H+ antiporter subunit D family protein, which produces MNVLITLIILLPIAGAAAIWLPGLRSRPVVAPILAAGGVALAVWFVGRTPEVAPVVTWWQVVPGLPLAFRVDHAGWLFALLAAALWVPATAYANSYSAHHPHKRRRFFTFYTLSLTATMGIALAANFFTLYLFYELLTFVTWPLVIHNETPAAKRAGKLYLIYSLAGAALVLAAMVVTWATAGTLDFAVGGVIGSEISIRSIRLLVVLLVAGFGVKAAVMPLHTWLPTAMAAPTPVSALLHAVAVVNAGCFGLVRTFYSLVGTSALERAALADYLIPVAAVTIILGSVIALRQDHLKRRLAYSTVSQLGYITLGVISGHAGLLLGSLVHFVNHALMKITLFFCAGAIISETGVENISEMDGMGRRMPMVMGAFTLAALGLVGVIPINGFQSKWSLFQGALAAERPEIIVILLISAMLNAFYFFPIIGAAFFRGTGRWQQERVSSGLVWPPLLTAILCVIFGLLPALLYPYLSETVQVLMN; this is translated from the coding sequence ATGAATGTTCTTATCACCTTAATTATCCTCTTGCCGATAGCCGGGGCAGCGGCAATATGGCTCCCTGGGTTGCGATCCCGGCCGGTTGTTGCCCCAATTCTGGCAGCCGGCGGTGTTGCGCTTGCAGTCTGGTTTGTCGGCCGGACGCCGGAGGTTGCTCCGGTTGTAACCTGGTGGCAAGTGGTTCCCGGATTACCCCTGGCATTCCGGGTCGATCACGCCGGTTGGCTGTTTGCCTTGTTGGCGGCTGCCCTCTGGGTGCCGGCAACTGCCTATGCCAACAGTTACAGCGCCCATCATCCCCATAAGCGTCGGCGGTTTTTCACCTTTTATACATTGTCCCTGACCGCCACCATGGGGATTGCCCTGGCTGCAAACTTTTTCACCCTGTATCTGTTCTATGAACTTTTGACGTTTGTCACCTGGCCGCTGGTAATTCACAACGAAACGCCGGCGGCGAAACGGGCTGGTAAACTATATTTGATCTATAGTCTGGCCGGCGCCGCCTTGGTTTTGGCGGCAATGGTTGTAACCTGGGCCACCGCGGGTACATTGGATTTTGCCGTCGGTGGTGTGATTGGCTCCGAAATATCCATTAGAAGTATCCGCTTGCTAGTGGTCTTGTTGGTGGCGGGTTTTGGTGTCAAGGCGGCAGTTATGCCTCTGCATACGTGGTTGCCGACGGCGATGGCAGCGCCGACTCCGGTCAGTGCGCTCTTGCATGCCGTGGCAGTGGTTAATGCCGGCTGCTTTGGGCTGGTGCGAACTTTTTACAGCCTGGTTGGGACTTCTGCTTTGGAGCGGGCAGCTTTGGCAGATTACCTGATTCCAGTAGCGGCAGTGACGATTATTCTGGGTTCAGTGATTGCCCTGCGCCAGGACCACTTGAAACGGCGTTTGGCATATTCTACTGTAAGTCAGCTGGGCTATATTACCTTGGGTGTGATTTCCGGCCACGCCGGCCTCTTGCTTGGCAGTTTAGTGCACTTTGTAAATCACGCGCTGATGAAGATTACCCTGTTCTTCTGTGCCGGAGCGATTATCAGCGAGACGGGAGTGGAGAATATCTCCGAAATGGATGGAATGGGCAGGCGGATGCCGATGGTGATGGGGGCATTCACGTTGGCTGCACTTGGATTGGTGGGTGTTATTCCCATCAACGGCTTTCAGAGTAAGTGGTCGTTATTTCAAGGCGCGCTGGCGGCAGAACGTCCGGAGATTATTGTCATCCTTTTAATCAGTGCTATGCTCAACGCCTTCTATTTCTTCCCGATAATCGGCGCCGCTTTTTTCCGCGGCACCGGTCGTTGGCAGCAGGAGCGAGTCAGTAGCGGCTTGGTGTGGCCACCGCTTTTGACCGCTATTCTCTGCGTGATATTTGGGCTGTTACCGGCCCTGCTTTACCCGTATCTGTCGGAAACCGTGCAAGTCTTAATGAATTGA